A stretch of the Takifugu flavidus isolate HTHZ2018 chromosome 1, ASM371156v2, whole genome shotgun sequence genome encodes the following:
- the crygmxl2 gene encoding crystallin, gamma MX, like 2 isoform X1, protein MGKIIFYEGRSFQGRHWECNTDCMDTFRHFNCCNSIRVSGGHWVAYEKPFYMGYQYILGPGEYPDYHSWMGFNNCVRSCQMLSPYRGSYKMRIYNRPDLMGNMMEFMDDCPNVYERFRYSDIYSCNILEGFWIFYEHPNYKGRQYFLRPGEYRACGDWGCHNPMVGSFRRIRTLM, encoded by the exons ATGGGAAAG ATTATTTTCTATGAAGGGCGTAGCTTCCAAGGCCGTCACTGGGAGTGCAACACTGACTGCATGGACACCTTTAGGCACTTCAACTGTTGCAACTCCATCCGTGTCAGTGGTGGGCACTGGGTGGCCTATGAGAAGCCTTTCTACATGGGTTACCAGTACATTCTTGGCCCTGGAGAGTACCCCGACTACCACAGCTGGATGGGCTTCAACAACTGTGTGCGCTCCTGCCAGATGCTCTCCCCT TACAGAGGATCCTACAAGATGAGGATCTACAACAGGCCTGACCTAATGGGAAACATGATGGAGTTCATGGATGACTGCCCCAACGTGTACGAGCGCTTCCGCTACAGTGATATTTACTCCTGCAACATTTTGGAAGGTTTCTGGATCTTCTACGAGCATCCCAACTACAAGGGACGACAGTATTTCCTGCGCCCTGGCGAGTACAGGGCCTGTGGTGACTGGGGCTGCCACAATCCCATGGTTGGCTCATTCAGACGGATTCGGACTCTCATGTAA
- the crygmxl2 gene encoding crystallin, gamma MX, like 2 isoform X2: MDTFRHFNCCNSIRVSGGHWVAYEKPFYMGYQYILGPGEYPDYHSWMGFNNCVRSCQMLSPYRGSYKMRIYNRPDLMGNMMEFMDDCPNVYERFRYSDIYSCNILEGFWIFYEHPNYKGRQYFLRPGEYRACGDWGCHNPMVGSFRRIRTLM, from the exons ATGGACACCTTTAGGCACTTCAACTGTTGCAACTCCATCCGTGTCAGTGGTGGGCACTGGGTGGCCTATGAGAAGCCTTTCTACATGGGTTACCAGTACATTCTTGGCCCTGGAGAGTACCCCGACTACCACAGCTGGATGGGCTTCAACAACTGTGTGCGCTCCTGCCAGATGCTCTCCCCT TACAGAGGATCCTACAAGATGAGGATCTACAACAGGCCTGACCTAATGGGAAACATGATGGAGTTCATGGATGACTGCCCCAACGTGTACGAGCGCTTCCGCTACAGTGATATTTACTCCTGCAACATTTTGGAAGGTTTCTGGATCTTCTACGAGCATCCCAACTACAAGGGACGACAGTATTTCCTGCGCCCTGGCGAGTACAGGGCCTGTGGTGACTGGGGCTGCCACAATCCCATGGTTGGCTCATTCAGACGGATTCGGACTCTCATGTAA